The following are encoded together in the Culex pipiens pallens isolate TS chromosome 1, TS_CPP_V2, whole genome shotgun sequence genome:
- the LOC120427368 gene encoding uncharacterized protein LOC120427368, protein MADLPSVRVNQERVFCNVGIDYCGPFHIKGRRNQPPIKCYICIFVCMATKAAHLELVTDLTTEAFIAALNRFWAKRGYPQNIYCDNATNFVGADRELQRLQRQFEIQQHKSAVVDVSTRLGIQFHFIPPRSPSFGGLWEACVKSAKAVLLKVTMDLPYEEMLTTVAQERFAAPVSATKKEFAAPVPAAKEGFAASVPATKEGQRLRSLVHYPTSSNVSARFGPESPPARKRQPKQQPDS, encoded by the exons ATGGCCGACCTACCATCTGTCCGTGTCAACCAAGAAAGAGTTTTCTGCAACGTGGGGATTGACTACTGCGGTCCGTTCCACATCAAAGGCAGAAGAAATCAGCCGCCGATCAAGTGCTACATCTGCATCTTCGTGTGCATGGCGACCAAAGCTGCACACCTCGAGCTGGTCACAGACCTTACCACGGAAGCCTTCATCGCAGCGTTGAACCGGTTCTGGGCCAAGCGTGGCTATCCACAGAACATCTACTGCGACAACGCCACCAACTTCGTCGGAGCCGATCGCGAGCTTCAGCGACTCCAGCGGCAGTTCGAGATACAGCAGCACAAGTCCGCCGTTGTCGATGTGTCCACTCGACTGGGAATCCAATTCCACTTCATTCCCCCACGATCACCATCGTTTGGAGGACTGTGGGAAGCTTGCGTCAAGTCCGCAAAAGCCGTCCTGCTCAAAGTGACGATGGATTTACCCTACGAAGAGATGCTCACAACAGTAGCGCAG GAAAGATTCGCTGCTCCGGTTTCCGCGACCAAGAAAGAATTCGCTGCTCCGGTTCCCGCGGCCAAGGAAGGATTCGCTGCCTCGGTTCCCGCGACCAAGGAAGGCCAGCGTTTGCG atcgCTCGTGCACTACCCAACATCTTCGAACGTCTCGGCCAGATTCGGACCAGAAAGTCCTCCGGCAAGGAAGCGCCAGCCGAAACAACAACCTGATTCGTGA
- the LOC120427386 gene encoding uncharacterized protein LOC120427386, translated as MVDKHSLASCKQRSCIFCGRRHNTLLHRKVPDQAKKQFNSAARREVPSAQSSRPDQQSSTSGQDKQVLPSTSTSSVQTLVTSRSNRSPTRQVFLSTALVKVVGPKGKTAVARVLLDNASQPNLMTERFRRILNLRKTPVSTELYGVEAERKSVAYSVVATVCSRFNKYQTVLEFLVLQKVTTNLPTTSVETDNWYIPSHVQLADPTFATSNPIDMVIGSEVFFELLRKGRIRIDDDKPMLQNSVFGWLVSGAFRGTSVSSRLVSHVTTMESLEQQVARFWEIESCGTNSIWSPEEKLCEEIYTTTTSRDQTGRYVVELPKHSELMSQLGDSRSIAVRRFYAIERRLQREPELQRQYDAFMAEYLSLGHMMLVDPVVDIPGQHYYLPHHAVVRPDSTTTKLRVVFDGSCKTTSGFALNDILLKGPTIQDTLLSQLFRFRMKPVVIKGDIEKMYHQVLVAESDQAFQRIVYQSSPTDPLQTYQLKTVTYGTKTAPYLATRCLEQLSIDVAANYPAAAPVVKSSFYVDDLLAGFDSLDGAMAATKQIIPMLASAGLSLRKWSSNRRQILEEIPVEYRETQKLLELDNSAPIQALGLLWEPNSDELRFKVPE; from the coding sequence ATGGTGGACAAGCACAGTCTGGCAAGTTGCAAGCAACGTTCCTGCATATTCTGCGGAAGAAGACACAACACTCTCCTCCATCGAAAAGTTCCTGATCAAGCGAAGAAGCAGTTCAACAGTGCGGCTCGCAGGGAAGTTCCGTCAGCTCAATCCAGCCGTCCAGATCAGCAATCGTCAACTTCCGGTCAAGATAAACAAGTTCTACCAAGCACATCAACCTCTTCTGTCCAAACTCTCGTGACGTCTCGATCTAACCGGTCTCCCACGCGCCAAGTTTTCCTCTCGACTGCACTCGTCAAAGTCGTCGGGCCAAAAGGTAAAACCGCAGTAGCTAGAGTTCTCCTCGACAATGCTTCTCAACCCAACCTCATGACGGAGCGCTTCCGTCGCATCCTGAATTTGCGGAAAACACCAGTCAGCACGGAGCTGTACGGAGTTGAAGCTGAACGCAAATCAGTTGCCTACTCGGTGGTCGCCACCGTGTGTTCCCGATTCAACAAATACCAAACGGTCCTCGAGTTTCTCGTCCTCCAAAAGGTCACAACCAACCTACCGACCACTTCCGTCGAAACCGACAATTGGTACATTCCAAGTCACGTCCAGCTAGCGGATCCGACTTTTGCGACATCGAACCCAATCGACATGGTCATCGGTAGCGAAGTATTCTTCGAACTTCTGCGCAAGGGACGCATACGCATCGACGACGACAAGCCAATGCTCCAGAATTCCGTATTCGGTTGGCTCGTCTCCGGCGCGTTTCGTGGTACCAGCGTATCCAGTCGACTCGTCAGTCACGTTACCACCATGGAAAGTCTCGAGCAGCAAGTCGCACGGTTTTGGGAAATCGAATCTTGCGGAACCAATTCGATTTGGTCGCCGGAGGAAAAACTCTGCGAGGAAATCTACACGACTACTACAAGCAGGGACCAGACTGGTCGTTACGTCGTGGAGCTGCCGAAGCATTCAGAGCTGATGAGTCAACTTGGTGACTCTCGCTCTATTGCTGTCCGACGGTTTTACGCGATTGAACGCCGCCTGCAACGAGAACCGGAACTGCAACGCCAGTACGACGCTTTCATGGCCGAGTATCTGTCTCTTGGCCACATGATGCTCGTCGATCCAGTGGTAGACATTCCCGGTCAGCACTACTACCTGCCACACCACGCTGTGGTCAGGCCAGACAGCACGACAACGAAGCTCCGTGTTGTGTTCGACGGTTCGTGCAAAACGACATCCGGATTCGCCCTCAACGACATTCTGCTGAAGGGACCCACAATCCAGGACACTTTGCTGTCGCAGTTGTTCCGTTTTCGCATGAAGCCGGTCGTCATCAAAGGTGACATCGAAAAGATGTACCACCAGGTGCTGGTAGCAGAAAGCGATCAAGCGTTCCAGAGGATTGTCTACCAAAGCTCTCCCACCGATCCGCTCCAAACCTACCAGCTCAAAACCGTAACTTACGGTACAAAGACGGCACCGTACCTAGCTACGCGATGCCTCGAGCAGCTCTCGATCGACGTGGCTGCCAACTATCCCGCTGCAGCTCCAGTTGTCAAGAGTAGCTTCTACGTCGACGACCTCCTGGCTGGGTTCGACTCGCTCGACGGAGCTATGGCAGCGACCAAGCAGATTATCCCAATGCTGGCGTCCGCTGGTCTTTCGCTACGGAAATGGTCATCTAACCGCCGCCAGATCCTCGAAGAAATCCCAGTGGAGTACCGGGAAACCCAAAAACTTTTGGAGCTCGACAATTCAGCTCCGATTCAAGCACTCGGACTTCTGTGGGAGCCAAACTCGGATGAACTTCGCTTCAAGGTGCCGGAGTAG